The DNA region GATTGTAATTGTAGTACGTTGTGCGGCTCATGCACGTCTCAGAAGACAGCTCAAATTCCATGACATCGTCGGCACGTATGGTTTGGGGATCACGTAGAGAGTAGTAGCGCTGACAAATTCGATAGTCTTGATCTTCACCAAACTTTACATTAATTGCCCTGCCTTTGCACGTTTCCGGTTAGTTCAGCACCATCAATGCCCATTATAAAAGACTCGAACATCCTTTAATTGACACTGTGTACTAGGCCAGGTTTGGCTGTCGCGATAGACGAATCCAGACcacgccttcttcttcggacTCGTCGAACAGTACCGAGGCTTCGCCAGCGCCGAGATAGCACAGTGATCCCCATTCAATATGCAGGCAGTCGTAGCCTGAGGTGTTTCGGTCAGGGAGCGGTCGTCGTGAACAGAGCCCAATCACAGTCAGGGTGGTCACCTTTCAGGGGTGAGTTGGTTGAGGCGAGCGAGGGACATCACTACTTGATGACACAATGACTAGCGGTGATGCCTCATAGAGTGACATCGTGGTTCGGTGTTCGGTGTAGTGCAACGGCCGGTTTGGTCCAAGACAACAAGTCCGAGGCGTCAACCGGCTCGCTCCACATTCCGCCGCCCTCTGACAATAATATGCCTTGTTTCTGCCGGTCAAATATTGGAACGGGGAACAGCCGGCGCCTGGGTCCGAGAAAACAAATCCGAGGCATCAGCCGGCAGGCTAGGCATCCGCCGAATGAGGAAGGAGACATTGGTGATAATGATGTTGGAACACGGTTGTTGGTGTATTGAGGAAGAAATCAACTACCTCCACGGCGAGAGAGAAGAAACTAGCTCAGGTTGGCCTGAGCTCCCATGGCAGCAACTGTGGATACTGCCTCACAATAGATGATGAGAGACGTCCGGCCGGAAAGGCATAAAAGGGCTGGCTCCCCTCTGTGTCCTAGAGCTGTTGAACTCTTCACTTCTCCAACCAGCTCAAGCATCACCGAGGAAAGCTCCAGATTCCACATCTAGCAATTCAAAAGCCTTCTCAGAGCAATCTTTtacatcctcctcaatcgCCAATATGAAGTTCCTtgccctctcccttctcgccacctccgccgccgccatcgaccTGCACCTTGAGTTCGCAGGCGGCTGCTCAACTTCAGGAGGCGGCTACATCTGCTACAACTGGAACCCCGACTCGTGCTGCAGCGTTAACGCGGGAACCTTTTTTAACAGCGGCAGCTTCAGAGCCATCCCGCCCCAGTGGAACATCCAGGCGCGCGGGCACGCCCCCCCCAGGTGCGGCACCATTCGCCAGCAGGAGGACAGCCGCGGCCGCACCTACGTCTGCCTGGGCAACGGGCCCTTTGGCGGGCTGGGGTACGGGTTCAACAACAGGAAGATGATTCGCGGCgcgacggtggaggagaaggaggagacggagacAGAGTGCGTGCAGCCGAATGTGATGTACCTGGCTGATGGGACGCAATACAACTACACGGCTATTGTCGAGGCCAAGCTGGACACCGTGGAGCTCAATGAGATTGCCAAAGCTGGCGCGTCGGCGGCGGACATCCCGGAGAGTTTCGAGGCTTTCAAGATCGTGCAGTAGATGTTCGGATGACGGCAGATCTTGAGACTCCTGTCAGGATTCCAAGAGGCGGAGCGGGTTGATGCTTGGTATGGCGGGTTGGCGATGTGCCTCCTTCCTTTCGTTCATTACTTTCGTTCATTACTTTCATATGCTCATCTTGCCCGGGTGTGCATTTCTCTTGCCGTGGGCCCCGGCCGCCCGACTTGTGGGCGTTAAACAACAAATAGACTCTCATTTCGAGAGAAATCCAATGCTGTTTCTTAGGAAGAATTACTGCCAAAATCTGAGGAAGATTTCTTCTTCATTTCTGCATTCACACCCCTAAGTCTTCCAATGAACATGAAGCATATAAGCGCCGACAGAAAATACAAATCGAAAATAAAACGGGCTGTAGAGAATATAGGTACTTCGGTAAATCGAGCTTGAATTTTCAGGGTCTCACCTGGCAAATGGGGCCAGCCATGACACCAGTCACCTGTTTTCTCCTGTTGAAAAGATCAACAACCACGGATCCATAGTATCGCAGGTTGAAGCGCTTACAATTGGAGCTTGAGAAGTTTCAGGGCGGGTAATGTATTCATTAAGCTGCAGATGTTCGATGTTCCGTTCAAAGTTTGGTCGGGCTACGCCGAACCCCTGATAACCCCAATAACCCTCTTCTGCCGGTCTTATGATACCCTGAAATTACCGCCCTGACTACCCTGATAATTCAACAGAACTAGCCAGTGTAGATAATTCCGCAATATGCAACTCACATGGTGAGTTTTTAAGGCCAAGCTCGTATTGCTCGTGAGACTGCAAGGAACCGTTGggggcgatggaggtggcCGATGGGAGCGATGTGGGCATAGCATTGATAATATCAAGATCGCTAGACAATTCCGAATTCTTTTTGCGAAGCTCAAAGACCTTCCTCCTTCCCGCCCGGAAATCAATATGGAAATCACCCTGCACACTAAGAATAGCAAACCTGCCCGGCCGCTATCGTCCACCATCTTCACTCAACAACTCAGTTTCTCGAGTCACAGCCTTGTACCGGCTATACTCAATGCCAAGCACAGCCTTCAACCCTTCCTGGCACCGTATATATAAAGATCTTGCTTTATGGGTTTTGCCCTATTGAACTTGAAACTTTGCACAATCTTCCATATTCTCGAGAGAATCAATACTAGCAGTGATAGTCTCTGCTATTGCCTTTTCATATCCCTGTAGCGCACGCCGATATAAAGTCTCTGCTTCTTAAACCCGGCCCTAATCTCGATAGAGATTACCTAGATTATTAATAGGATCAAGTATTAATGGGTCGTCTGGGCCAAATGCCTTCTCTCCGCCCTGCAGTGCATGCTCATATATAGCGTCTGCCTTCTTAAGCCGCCTTGATTCCAATAAACAAGGCCTAGATTGTTAATCATATCAAGTATTGATGGGGGGTCTGGCCCAAGTGCCTTCTCTTCGCCCTACAGTGCGCGCTTATATATGGCCTCTGCCTCTTAAAATAGGGCTATATTTTTAAACAGGTCGCCTAGTCCATTTAAAGTCCACTTTTCTCCTTTAATAACTAGTGTTCCGTTTAAGATCGTTGTTAAACAAAATGCTATATACCCTAGAAGCCGCCATTATAGTGTATAGTACTTCTGTTTAGTATCCTTTAGTATCTTTAAGTTGACGTATATTATTACGAGCTATGCTAAATGATAACTTTTTATCTCGTTTAACACGTGTCTCGTCCAGGCGTATATATAACTATATATACCATACCTACGCAATTCtatatattttattagcGATATATTCGGCTGAGTCAGGGTATAAATACATAAGATACGTATTGCTTTATTCAATTTAATTCTATCGTATATTATTTCCTAAAACCAGGCTAGTCCTCGTGGTCAGCCTTCTTAAAGCAGCTCTAACCACAGATCCTTGTGGTCAAAATAGGCCTATATTTATAACAGTACTATAAATACTGTATTTTACCGCTTAATTTAGGTATATAAGATATTCTATGTCGAGTAGAGGGCCGGTCGTACGAGAGTAGCGATTGCCTGGTGATATGCAGACGTCGCTATGACTTCTTATATAACTGAGGATATTCGGTATATATTATACGTATGTTATGGAGATAAGCCTTAGTAGTCGAAAGGGTAAGTGGCAGCCCGTCTAGCTCTTACGTAAATTCGGTAGTAGTAGCGTCTATAAATAATAGTTAGTTGGCTTTCTTGAACCCTCATCTGATTTTTATTTACCTCTATGTAGCTCTTGTCGTTGCGAGGTATGGGATAGAATCTCTAGACTATAATCGATGGCTTTTAACTTCTTTAGTGGTACGTGGGAACCGAGATCGACCCTTAATGCTCGTGTTGTGATGAGGATAGTTCTATAGTAAACATCCGGGAAGAATGGGCGTATATTATAACCTACAGAAGCGGCTTCTTCATCTCCGTCCAACTCACTCTCCAACATGTGGTTGTCATGATCGTCATAGATGATGAGCCAATTGCTGTTCCCTGGATTGTCAAACCACCGTTCGAGGCCTTTGCTAAGTATGTTGTGTAGTTGAACCAGTTCCTCTCCCCTTCCGACGAAATCCGTTACTTGGGCAACTCGAGACAGACTACAACCGATGGTGAATATGACATTATTGGAGGCATTTAAATATGCTAATTATGAGTTAATATTCATGATAGACAGGAAACAGCGGTCTAAGACTGCCTACCCTCGTTAGATCTTTTCTCTGCCTCCCAGCGCTGCGGAATCTACTTGATAGCGTCATTTGCCATGTCCTTGAGGTGTCTTGATACGGTCTTGTATCCGCTGTCTTCCCTTGATGTGTATTTAACCATGTTGTGATGGTTGGCATGGATTGCGACTGGCTCTGCATTAGTCTGGCCAGGCACAACGGCTGACGCACGTGGCACCACCTGTAACCATTAGGTATCTTACTATTAATATACACGGTCAGAAGTAATGATTGATACTACATACCATCAGAGACTGGCCGAGGGCAGTTGGAGTCTGGTACTCTTCATAGGCGAATTTGGTTATAAATTGATCGCTGATCAGGCCGTACTGACGCAATTGTTGCTGGAGGACAATTAATGGGCACCCTTGAGCTATGGCAGGAACGGTAATCTTTGCGGTGTTGGGGACCTGGACATATCTATGGCAGCTAAAAAGCCTTATTCTTATAGACTGAAAATTTGATGCCTCCATGGCAGACCCAATCTGATGCCATGAACCAGTATTCCATTTAATGTCCTCTTAGGCCATCTCCCACCCTCGAATGACACCGACACGTACCATTTACCGAGTGGCACCATCAATGACACCAACAACTGACACTTCGAGTGCAGAGCCCCACGGTGCTTACCAGGGCACGGCCACAATGAGGTGCCATGCGATGGGAAGAATTTTTACAAGTTGACCGCGAACAGAGCATGCGGAGGCTAACCCGGAAGATAAACCTAGGGGTATGTCTGCAAGGACAGTCGACACCCAAACTTCTCAAGCTCTGATCACTTCTGCAAGAAATACACCAGCGCTCCCTCCCTCTGAGCCTGATCTCTCGAGTACTTGACCTGGTGCACCAGTTTTCCGCCGTTGTCCTTCAAAGAAATGACCCCTCCCTTGTTACCCAACGCCACCCCGGGCACAGCAACTCCCTTCTTGCTCTGCACTGCTAAAGACACTCCTTTCAAGACATGACTCTGCCCCGACCCATTCTCAATCCTCCAACCCTCCAAGTCCACCGTCGTCACAGAACGATTAAGCAAGTACACcgtctccccatctcccctgGTAGGCTGCTGGTCCGGTCCATGAGGATTGACCAACGCAGCCTCAATCTTGATCCCATCTCCTACAATCGGCTCCGgctcttcctcatcaccctcaccaggCTGCTTCCCTCCACCCAGCAACTTGGCAAACGTGTCGCCAACCGGCATGCCCTGCTCATCAGTCTTGTACGTCTGCACGGCAAACGCAAGAAATATGCCCTCCCAATGACCATCGGGAAAGGCCAGGATGATTCCGCCGTCTTGAAAAATTCCAttgtccttcttccactGTCTCGAGTTCCCTTGATTCATGTGGATATCATGAATCCCGGTCTTGTCATTGTACGGCTCGCCAAACAGGTAAATGTCCGCCTTTTGTACGACAGCTTGGTTCAGGATTGGGTTGAGATAGTCGAGGATGTTGTGGCTCGTCCCTGGCGTGTTGTGTGAGAGAAGAATGCCATCCTGGGGGCGGAAGAGGTTCAGGCGGAGGAAGTCAAGGCCCAGGCTGCCGGTTTCGAGTGTGCCCTTCTGGGGGTGGAAACCCCGTGGGAGGGCCTGGAGGGAGTGGGTAAAGGTTGCTGAGACTGGCTGGAGGTCGCGGATGACCCAGTAAACGAGACGGGAGTCGGAAGACTTGCTTTCGATGTTGACTGCCGCGTCTAGgcgggtgggggtggtgtctgAGAAGGTGATGTGGCCGTGACCGGGCTTAGCGGTCCCATCCCACTTGGTGGGGGTGCCTTTCCAGATGCCGTAGCCTTTGAGGGGCATTTTGGGGTGATAGGTTTGGAAATAGGTATTGGTTCAAATTTGGGGGGGCCGTGGAGAGACCTTGGGTCTGGAAGACCTGGATGCGGgcgaggggagagggtgaactGAATCCCGCCCCATCAGTGCAAGGGCGCAGCTGCCTCCTTTATACGTTTCTTTTTTGACTTTCATGTAAGTCACAAGTCACAATCACATGTGCATGGCGGGAAGGACTCAACCTTCCACCGAATTGAATGGGAAGGCACCTTCGTCTCATCAGCGTGTTATCGGAATTGTTCCTCAGCCCTCTAAGGCGGCGGGTCTGGACCCTCGCATTCCGACCACTTGTATCACTTGTATCACATTCAATGCAACGCCACATATCAGAAAGCACTGGAAAATGTTACCGCGAACTCAGATCCCGCACAATACTGTATTTGACCAAGAGCTGATGCTGTACCATCCTCCCAAGCCCCCCAACCATGTACCGTCCGTACATACGCTTCCTATACGTCTATGGTGCTGCTCAATATCAAGCTTCCTGTCTGTGACCAATATATCCCCACATCCATATCAATCCGGCCACCGCTCCATCCTCCTTGTCTGGCCTTAAGTGAGAATTTCCAGATCAAGAGCTCTTCTCTCGTCCCGAATCAAAATCAACCGCTCggccaactcctccttggtAAGTTCCATCCCAGCTCTGACCCGTTTGTCAATGTTCTCAATGACCTTGTCGTTCGTGAGCTCGTCCACATGCTCGCGCAGCTGCTCGCCCTCCAAGCGCACCCGAGTCATCAAGACAGTCTTGGAGAGTCTTGTCAGGTAGCTGGAATCGATGCTGATGCGCTTGTCATAGCTGGCCTCGCCGGGGGCAAAATAGTGATGCCTTGTTTGCTGGTGATCGCGGAGGGCTGTCTTGCTGCGGTGCAGGGTGTTGCAGGTCTTTTCCgggccgccgccgagaactGGGAGAGTGCACTTGGGCAGGTCGAGCTCGTCCTCGGAGTTGAGCTTGCGGCAGCTACATGTCCAACAGGCGTTAGTCCATCCGTACCGGGTACCTAGGTATCTAAAAGAAACCACTTTACATTTTCTTATGATTGTACATGCTCCTAGCCCCAAGGGCCTTGCCACACCCTTCGCAAGTGACTTTGGCTTTGTTATTGGCCATGGTTACTGTTTCTTGGTTCTTTGTTGTGTGAGGTGCGTTTTGATCTTTGGGAACTGGCTGTTGATCGTCGGGAagcggtggttgttgatcgTCAGGAAGTGGTGACAAGCGCAGCCTTTTCTCCTGGCCAACAGTTTGCTGACCCACATATTGTGAATAGGGCGGGTCTTGTTCCAGTTGCTCACCCTTCAGCAGAGCTTGCTGGTAATGAATATCAAGTCCCAGGTATTGTCGTTGGTCCGAATGGTGTGGTTTCTCCTGGACTTGACCCGCTTGCGAACTCAGGAGGTGGGTCTCATCTTGAAGAAGTGGGACAAGGCCTTCAATCGGGAAGTGTCGGTAAAACAACAAGTCAGCGGGCGTGTGGTCGATTGGCTCAGCGTTCGCGGGCGCGACTCCCAAGGCGTCGCAGGGGTCAACAAGAACGAAAGGATACATGTTGTAGAAGAGGTCGTAGTCGGGATCACAGTCAGGATCATGGTGAGGAGCATAGCTAAATCGCAAAACATCAGTATAGGTCTCGAGCTCCAGTCATACTGCAACTAATGTAGCCGTCAAGGTCTGCTGATACATACTTGTAATTCTCATCTCCACCTGGATTCATCCTTGGTGGCAGGTTGTCAGAGTATGACAACTCTGAGAGGATTCGAGGCTTCGAAGTGTAGCCGGGTAGGTACCTAAGAAAGCAGCCTTCAATGATGACCGGCCGACGCCTCAAGCACAAAGAGGGACTGCTTTTAAACTCTCCAACACTGGTAGCTTGATAAGTCGTGATACAAGAGTGAAAGGTTGACGGACAGGGCGCAGGCAGATTGGACTAGACAAAGAGAATGTCAAACTGTTGAACAGGATGAAAGAAATTCAGCGAAGGATTTAAGGTGACTTGATATCGCCGGCTGTGAAAGAAGACATTGCCGGCGGCCATCCTAGCCTCGGGGTGGGCAAAGTTTGGTGTCAACCAGTATATCAACACCGAGGGCTACTAATTCACAGCACAGTTGCAAACGCACAACAAAACGACACGCCATCTGAAAACACATTGTttatcaacaaacaaacgCATAGCCACCTTTGTCTTTGCCAATATCTAAAATGACAGCATAATCAGATGCTGGACAGAAACTTGGCAACCCTCTCGGCAAGCCACTTTTGGGCTTCAGAAGAGGATACAACATGATCAGCATCAGGAATGAACCCCGAGAGCTCACTTACCATCCCCTTAGGGGCCGCTGTActccacctctccaacaaccgCTGCTTGTCGACCGATGCCGGGAtcatctcatccttctcAGCAGGCAAGATCAACAATGGCTTATCCACCCTGCCAAATTTGTCTGCGAGGACCTCATCTGAAATGTCTGAAGCGAAGTAGTCTTCGGCGCCACTGTAACTTGATCAGCATCTTACACCAAATGATACAGAAAGGAATAAATAAACTTACCCAGTGGCAGCAAAGCTCCACCATCTCGCCGCCGTGACTGGCGTTGCAAAAAAAGGAACATGCTCCTTTGGCATGGTAGTACACTCCTTTCCTTGGTCTATCAACTCTTTCGCCACAGCCAAGCTCTCAGCCAGTGCCTCGGACGACCAGAGGGCGTTGGCAGCCTCTCTGTCCGAGACAGGAGATGTCAAGATGTACCCATCAACACGCGGAGGCTGACTAGAATGGTTGTTGTACTCGAGGGCACCCT from Podospora pseudoanserina strain CBS 124.78 chromosome 1, whole genome shotgun sequence includes:
- a CDS encoding hypothetical protein (EggNog:ENOG503NYQ3; COG:Z) gives rise to the protein MEASNFQSIRIRLFSCHRYVQVPNTAKITVPAIAQGCPLIVLQQQLRQYGLISDQFITKFAYEEYQTPTALGQSLMVVPRASAVVPGQTNAEPVAIHANHHNMVKYTSREDSGYKTVSRHLKDMANDAIK
- a CDS encoding hypothetical protein (COG:S; EggNog:ENOG50); translation: MKFLALSLLATSAAAIDLHLEFAGGCSTSGGGYICYNWNPDSCCSVNAGTFFNSGSFRAIPPQWNIQARGHAPPRCGTIRQQEDSRGRTYVCLGNGPFGGLGYGFNNRKMIRGATVEEKEETETECVQPNVMYLADGTQYNYTAIVEAKLDTVELNEIAKAGASAADIPESFEAFKIVQ
- a CDS encoding hypothetical protein (EggNog:ENOG503P6A6; COG:S), producing the protein MPLKGYGIWKGTPTKWDGTAKPGHGHITFSDTTPTRLDAAVNIESKSSDSRLVYWVIRDLQPVSATFTHSLQALPRGFHPQKGTLETGSLGLDFLRLNLFRPQDGILLSHNTPGTSHNILDYLNPILNQAVVQKADIYLFGEPYNDKTGIHDIHMNQGNSRQWKKDNGIFQDGGIILAFPDGHWEGIFLAFAVQTYKTDEQGMPVGDTFAKLLGGGKQPGEGDEEEPEPIVGDGIKIEAALVNPHGPDQQPTRGDGETVYLLNRSVTTVDLEGWRIENGSGQSHVLKGVSLAVQSKKGVAVPGVALGNKGGVISLKDNGGKLVHQVKYSRDQAQREGALVYFLQK
- a CDS encoding hypothetical protein (EggNog:ENOG503P03V; COG:S), with amino-acid sequence MAPFKVVVHPLTSEPTDSSHSPSLTAYESEPFSSPNALVFIHGLTAGPHTTDLTHLRAALPSEYSIWELRMRSSYSGWGYSSLDNDVQDLTRLVRYLREDLKNKRIVLMGASTGCQGALEYNNHSSQPPRVDGYILTSPVSDREAANALWSSEALAESLAVAKELIDQGKECTTMPKEHVPFFATPVTAARWWSFAATGGAEDYFASDISDEVLADKFGRVDKPLLILPAEKDEMIPASVDKQRLLERWSTAAPKGMVSELSGFIPDADHVVSSSEAQKWLAERVAKFLSSI